A region from the Geobacter benzoatilyticus genome encodes:
- a CDS encoding cation diffusion facilitator family transporter: MLREERFNRADRIIAVGFWFNAGLMVMKLLAGYFGKSDAVFADGLESACDFVAILVTMIALKVGRQPFDPKHPYGHGKAESIAAVVVSLVIFATGFGILIKAIHTVVDRTYQTPDLIAVFAAVSTIAVKEWLYRYSVSRGKRLESPALTAVAKDHRKDAVTSVATLIGVGGAYLGAGVMDPLAAGLTAFFIFHIGYETLAGAIHDLMDGSPSEDLIRALTTLAEGVDGVEHVHEIRGRRSGQYLIVDLKLEMDPDMTVKCSHDIATTVKRRIFEQFPNVGDVMIHINPHDEEHEDLIRL, translated from the coding sequence ATGTTGAGGGAAGAGCGTTTCAATAGGGCTGACCGGATAATCGCGGTCGGGTTCTGGTTCAACGCGGGGCTCATGGTCATGAAGCTCCTTGCGGGCTATTTCGGGAAGTCCGACGCAGTCTTCGCCGACGGTTTGGAAAGCGCCTGCGATTTTGTGGCAATCCTGGTCACTATGATCGCGCTGAAAGTCGGCCGTCAACCGTTTGACCCGAAGCACCCCTATGGTCACGGCAAGGCGGAGAGTATCGCGGCAGTTGTCGTTTCGCTGGTCATTTTTGCAACCGGCTTCGGCATACTGATAAAAGCAATTCATACGGTTGTGGACCGCACCTATCAAACCCCCGATCTGATTGCGGTATTCGCGGCGGTGAGCACCATTGCCGTCAAGGAATGGCTCTACCGCTATTCCGTTTCACGGGGAAAGCGCCTTGAAAGCCCCGCTCTGACTGCGGTGGCGAAGGATCACCGCAAGGATGCCGTAACATCGGTAGCCACGCTGATCGGCGTTGGCGGAGCCTATCTCGGGGCAGGTGTCATGGACCCGCTGGCGGCGGGTCTTACGGCGTTTTTCATCTTTCACATCGGATACGAAACCTTGGCGGGGGCAATACACGATCTCATGGATGGAAGCCCTTCGGAGGACCTGATCCGCGCTTTGACGACTTTGGCCGAAGGGGTGGACGGCGTTGAGCACGTCCATGAAATCAGGGGGCGGCGTTCGGGCCAGTATCTGATAGTGGATCTCAAGCTCGAAATGGATCCGGATATGACGGTAAAATGCTCCCACGATATCGCTACCACGGTCAAGCGGCGTATCTTCGAACAGTTTCCCAACGTGGGGGACGTAATGATTCATATAAATCCCCATGATGAAGAACATGAGGATCTGATCCGGCTATAA
- the recJ gene encoding single-stranded-DNA-specific exonuclease RecJ yields the protein MKPVAEKRWMIRECDRETVSGITRDIPVSPIVARLLANRGITDSVAAGRFLSPSLTDVSNPFLLKGMEEAVSRLCAARERGETVCVYGDYDVDGVTSTALLIHFFRAVGIRCFYHIPNRLEEGYGLSDAGLRTVAGRAQVVVSVDCGINAVAEAELCASLGLDLIITDHHTPGSLLPRACAVINPLQPGCPFPFKSLAGVGVAFNLMVALRGRLREEGAFAGRREPNLREYLDFVALGTIADVVPLTGDNRIFVKYGLRELSESPRAGVKALKDVAGVADAVGCGAVGFRLAPRLNAAGRLEDAARGVELLLEEDPARAAAIAAELDASNAERQAIEGQILSDALDRIQNNSAMKGKKSIVLASDAWHPGVIGIVASRMVDLFHRPTVLISLQDGNGRGSGRSIPGFNLYDALDACAGDLVKFGGHRYAAGLSIDGACLESFIARFEEVSASRLSAEDLVPVLRVDAELLPGEVTPDLANAIASLAPFGAGNPEPLFVLRGMEMAQRIPIRGNHLKLRFAVPGGMLDAIGFNLAGKVGGLSGAVDVAFTLCWNEWNGRKNLQMNLKDIMQPGTGAEKC from the coding sequence ATGAAGCCGGTCGCCGAAAAACGGTGGATGATTCGTGAATGTGACCGGGAGACCGTATCCGGGATAACACGGGATATTCCGGTTTCACCCATAGTCGCCCGGTTGCTTGCCAATCGGGGGATAACCGACAGTGTCGCGGCAGGCCGTTTTCTCTCACCTTCGCTGACGGATGTGAGCAATCCGTTTCTGCTAAAGGGGATGGAGGAGGCAGTGTCCCGTCTCTGCGCGGCGCGGGAGCGGGGAGAAACGGTCTGCGTCTACGGCGATTACGATGTGGATGGAGTCACTTCCACGGCATTGTTGATTCATTTTTTTCGTGCGGTAGGCATTCGTTGCTTCTACCATATTCCCAACCGTTTGGAAGAGGGGTATGGCCTGTCCGATGCGGGGCTGCGAACAGTGGCCGGGCGCGCGCAGGTTGTCGTCTCCGTTGACTGCGGGATAAACGCCGTGGCAGAGGCTGAACTTTGCGCTTCTCTGGGGCTTGACCTGATTATTACCGATCACCACACCCCCGGCTCGCTTCTCCCCCGGGCCTGTGCCGTCATCAATCCCCTTCAGCCAGGATGTCCATTTCCATTCAAGTCTCTGGCCGGCGTCGGCGTAGCTTTTAACCTGATGGTGGCTCTCCGTGGCCGGCTTCGCGAGGAGGGGGCATTCGCAGGCCGGAGAGAGCCGAACCTGCGTGAATATCTCGATTTCGTGGCCCTCGGGACCATCGCCGATGTTGTCCCTTTGACCGGTGATAACCGGATTTTCGTGAAATATGGGCTTCGGGAGCTCTCAGAATCTCCCCGTGCCGGAGTGAAGGCCCTCAAGGACGTGGCTGGTGTGGCCGATGCCGTGGGATGCGGCGCCGTAGGCTTCAGGCTTGCCCCCCGGCTCAACGCTGCCGGCAGGCTGGAGGATGCGGCGAGGGGGGTAGAACTCCTTCTTGAGGAGGATCCGGCCCGTGCTGCGGCCATTGCCGCGGAACTGGACGCGAGCAATGCTGAACGCCAGGCCATTGAGGGGCAGATTCTGTCCGACGCCCTTGACCGGATTCAGAACAATTCGGCCATGAAGGGTAAAAAAAGCATTGTTCTTGCATCGGATGCGTGGCATCCGGGAGTTATCGGGATCGTTGCCTCGCGGATGGTTGATCTCTTTCATCGGCCCACGGTTCTCATTTCGCTTCAGGATGGCAATGGGCGCGGATCGGGACGCAGCATTCCGGGTTTCAACCTCTACGATGCCCTTGATGCCTGTGCCGGGGACCTCGTGAAGTTTGGCGGGCACCGCTATGCCGCGGGACTTTCCATTGACGGGGCATGCCTTGAAAGTTTCATTGCCCGCTTTGAGGAGGTTTCCGCAAGCAGATTGTCTGCCGAAGACCTTGTGCCGGTGCTGCGTGTGGACGCGGAGCTTTTGCCCGGCGAAGTGACGCCGGACCTGGCGAATGCCATAGCTTCCCTTGCACCCTTCGGTGCCGGCAATCCTGAGCCGCTGTTTGTATTGCGGGGTATGGAGATGGCACAACGGATACCGATTCGCGGCAATCATCTCAAGCTGCGTTTTGCTGTGCCCGGGGGGATGCTCGATGCTATCGGTTTTAATCTCGCCGGGAAGGTGGGCGGCCTTTCCGGTGCCGTGGATGTAGCCTTTACGCTGTGCTGGAACGAGTGGAATGGCCGGAAAAATCTACAAATGAATCTTAAGGATATTATGCAGCCGGGGACAGGTGCTGAAAAATGTTGA
- a CDS encoding tetratricopeptide repeat protein — protein sequence MSKETVLYVVIALLVGILGTVLVTGVANKQKTAPPAAGIPAGGGSPVDYQQRITEAEKIVAADPKNLQAWVQLGNDYFDTDQAKKAIDAYGKALELDPNNANVLTDQGIMFKRVGWFDRAIANFEKAQQLDPKHLQSLYNLGVIYMADLKQPAKAVKYWERYLELDPMSPNSQQIRLMLDEAKGMGQSSPPQGNVFSK from the coding sequence ATGAGCAAGGAAACTGTACTTTATGTTGTTATTGCGCTTCTTGTCGGCATCCTCGGGACCGTTCTCGTGACGGGGGTAGCCAACAAGCAGAAGACGGCGCCGCCTGCCGCCGGAATCCCGGCCGGCGGCGGTTCCCCGGTGGATTACCAGCAGCGCATCACCGAGGCTGAGAAAATAGTTGCCGCTGACCCGAAGAATTTGCAGGCCTGGGTGCAACTGGGGAATGACTATTTCGACACCGACCAGGCAAAGAAGGCCATAGATGCCTACGGCAAGGCGCTTGAACTCGACCCCAACAACGCCAATGTGCTCACCGACCAGGGGATCATGTTCAAGCGGGTCGGGTGGTTCGACCGCGCCATCGCCAACTTCGAGAAGGCCCAGCAGCTGGACCCGAAGCATCTGCAAAGCCTCTACAATCTCGGGGTCATATACATGGCAGACCTGAAACAGCCTGCTAAGGCGGTGAAATACTGGGAACGCTACCTGGAGCTCGATCCAATGAGCCCGAATTCCCAACAGATTCGGTTAATGCTGGATGAGGCCAAGGGGATGGGGCAATCATCACCTCCCCAGGGAAATGTTTTTTCGAAGTGA
- the secF gene encoding protein translocase subunit SecF, with amino-acid sequence MEIIGKTHFDFMGKKKISFAISIVIAILGIIGIVRIAMGTANMGIDFSGGTAIQLKFSQPVHIERARAALAKHGLKDANLQEIKDGNKLLVKIGKTSLPQGNAAELIQAAFQKEFAGNAFVVESSTEIGPAIGDKLRKDTLIAVAISLIAIVIYIAWRFDFKFGVGALVATLHDVLAMFAVFLILDKEVNLLFITAVLTIAGYSLTDTVVVFDRIRENLHKNTKDSLESIFNFSINEVLSRTIITALTTFLAAGSLYFFGGEVIHDFALALVVGILVGIYSSVFVASPIVELWGRRIKTSKA; translated from the coding sequence ATGGAAATTATCGGAAAGACACATTTTGATTTCATGGGGAAGAAGAAGATTTCCTTCGCCATATCGATAGTAATAGCCATCCTCGGCATCATCGGCATCGTGCGGATTGCAATGGGAACCGCCAACATGGGGATTGACTTTTCCGGGGGTACCGCCATTCAGCTCAAGTTCTCCCAGCCGGTGCACATCGAACGGGCTCGGGCGGCTTTGGCGAAGCACGGCCTCAAGGATGCCAACCTTCAGGAAATTAAAGACGGCAACAAGCTCCTGGTGAAGATTGGCAAGACTTCGCTCCCCCAGGGCAATGCCGCCGAACTGATTCAGGCTGCCTTCCAGAAGGAGTTTGCCGGCAATGCCTTCGTGGTGGAGAGTTCCACCGAGATCGGACCGGCCATCGGCGATAAGCTCCGCAAGGACACCCTGATCGCCGTGGCAATATCACTGATTGCCATTGTTATTTACATTGCCTGGCGGTTCGATTTCAAATTCGGGGTGGGCGCTCTAGTGGCAACCCTCCATGACGTTCTTGCGATGTTTGCGGTTTTCTTGATATTGGACAAAGAGGTCAATCTCCTTTTCATTACCGCTGTTCTTACCATCGCGGGATATTCGCTCACCGATACGGTCGTCGTATTCGACCGCATCAGGGAGAACCTTCACAAAAACACGAAGGATTCTCTCGAGTCGATTTTCAACTTCAGCATTAATGAAGTTCTTTCCCGGACAATCATCACTGCGCTTACCACCTTTCTGGCCGCAGGGTCCCTTTACTTCTTCGGCGGAGAAGTTATCCACGACTTTGCCCTTGCCCTTGTTGTCGGTATTCTGGTTGGTATCTACTCGTCGGTATTCGTTGCAAGCCCCATTGTCGAGTTGTGGGGCCGCCGGATAAAGACCAGCAAGGCGTAA
- the secD gene encoding protein translocase subunit SecD: MPKGLTWRFGLILLFIFLSCLYLTPTFVSPLPSWWTGLLPKDRINLGLDLQGGTHLVMEVEIQKAVEGALDLIASDLEDSLSSKTIRFKKIGRISSDRIQLTFYDRGTADTVQKMVKEKYPTLELVPPYDEGGFVSMQLRMGEKEAQERKDRAVAQALETIRNRIDQFGVSEPVIAREGLTNIVVQLPGIKDPKRAIELIGRTARLEFKLVEEGIDPATATPGTIPEDAELLMEKKTDPTTGAVTEIPLVVKKKAMITGDLLTDAQVRIDSQFNQPYVAIDFNSTGARLFDQVTAANVGKRFAIVLDSNIYSAPVIRERISGGSAQISGSFTEKEAADLAIVLRAGSLPAPVKIIQNETVGPSLGQDSINKGLLAGLVGIGLVIAFMALYYKLFGIVANFGMVLNVVYLMGALAALGATLTLPGIAAIVLLIGMSVDANVLIFERIREELRLGKPPKAALDAGYDKAFLTIMDSHVTTLITAAVLFQFGTGPVKGFAVSLSLGVIINLFTALVGTKSIFDFVLSRLHVKRLSV; encoded by the coding sequence ATGCCAAAGGGGCTTACCTGGCGTTTTGGCCTAATACTGTTGTTCATTTTTCTGTCGTGCCTCTATCTGACCCCGACTTTCGTATCACCGCTTCCTTCATGGTGGACTGGGCTTCTCCCCAAGGACAGGATCAATCTCGGTCTTGACCTACAGGGGGGAACTCACCTGGTGATGGAGGTGGAGATACAGAAGGCGGTGGAGGGAGCGCTTGACCTCATCGCGAGCGATCTTGAGGACAGCCTTTCCTCCAAGACTATCCGTTTCAAGAAGATCGGGCGGATTTCGTCCGACCGGATCCAGCTCACCTTCTACGACCGGGGTACCGCCGATACCGTCCAGAAGATGGTCAAGGAAAAATATCCGACCCTTGAGCTTGTCCCCCCCTATGACGAGGGTGGATTTGTGAGCATGCAGCTGCGAATGGGGGAGAAGGAAGCCCAGGAGCGCAAGGATCGCGCCGTGGCCCAGGCCCTGGAGACGATTCGAAACCGGATTGACCAGTTCGGGGTTTCAGAGCCGGTCATTGCCAGGGAAGGTCTCACCAATATCGTGGTCCAGCTCCCCGGCATCAAGGACCCCAAGCGTGCCATCGAGCTCATTGGCCGCACGGCGCGCTTGGAATTCAAGCTGGTTGAGGAGGGGATCGACCCGGCAACGGCGACACCGGGCACCATTCCCGAGGATGCGGAGCTTCTCATGGAGAAGAAAACCGATCCCACGACCGGCGCCGTGACTGAAATTCCGCTCGTGGTTAAGAAAAAGGCCATGATTACCGGCGATCTTCTCACCGATGCCCAGGTGAGGATCGATTCCCAGTTCAACCAGCCCTATGTGGCAATTGACTTCAACTCAACGGGGGCCCGCCTCTTCGACCAGGTGACCGCCGCCAATGTGGGGAAGCGTTTTGCCATAGTGCTTGACAGTAACATCTATTCCGCGCCGGTTATCCGTGAGCGGATTTCCGGGGGGAGCGCCCAGATCTCCGGTTCTTTCACCGAGAAGGAAGCTGCCGACCTTGCCATTGTGCTTAGGGCAGGTTCCCTTCCCGCTCCGGTCAAGATTATCCAGAACGAGACGGTCGGCCCGTCCCTTGGCCAGGATTCCATCAACAAGGGGCTTCTCGCCGGCCTTGTGGGAATCGGTCTCGTTATTGCCTTCATGGCACTCTATTACAAACTCTTCGGCATTGTGGCCAACTTCGGCATGGTGCTTAACGTGGTTTACCTCATGGGGGCGCTGGCTGCCCTGGGAGCAACCCTTACATTGCCGGGCATTGCCGCCATCGTTCTTTTGATAGGAATGTCCGTTGACGCCAACGTCCTCATATTCGAGCGGATCAGGGAGGAGCTGCGCCTCGGGAAACCTCCCAAGGCTGCTCTGGATGCCGGTTATGATAAGGCTTTCCTTACCATCATGGACTCCCACGTGACGACTCTCATTACGGCGGCCGTTCTCTTCCAGTTCGGTACTGGTCCGGTCAAGGGTTTTGCCGTATCGCTGAGCCTGGGGGTCATTATCAACCTGTTCACCGCTCTCGTTGGCACCAAGTCGATATTCGACTTTGTCCTGTCGCGCCTGCATGTCAAGCGTCTGAGCGTCTAG
- the yajC gene encoding preprotein translocase subunit YajC, protein MFGVAFAMAAQPGGAQPGGAMGAFQAILPLVFMFAIFYFLLIRPQQKKAKEHRALLDSLKKGDQVVTAGGIHGKVSAIDGDVILLEISTGVTIKISKGYIANLKKD, encoded by the coding sequence ATGTTCGGAGTCGCTTTTGCCATGGCCGCACAACCTGGAGGAGCCCAGCCCGGTGGCGCCATGGGCGCATTTCAGGCAATCCTGCCCCTCGTTTTCATGTTTGCCATCTTCTATTTTCTGCTGATCCGTCCCCAGCAGAAGAAGGCCAAGGAGCACCGCGCCCTGCTCGACTCCCTGAAGAAGGGAGATCAGGTGGTTACCGCCGGCGGCATCCATGGGAAGGTCAGCGCCATAGACGGTGACGTCATCCTCCTTGAGATTTCCACTGGAGTCACGATCAAAATCTCCAAAGGCTATATCGCAAACCTGAAGAAGGACTAG
- the tgt gene encoding tRNA guanosine(34) transglycosylase Tgt: MIHFKLIKQDGRARLGSLTTSRGTIETPIFMPVGTQATVKAMTPEELTAIGAQIILANTYHLYIRPGHELIGRMGGLHRFMHWDRPILTDSGGFQVFSLNDLRKISEEGVKFQSHLDGSYHFITPESAIGIQEALGSDIAMCFDECTPYPATHDYARRSMEMTTRWARRCKDARTREDQALFGIVQGGMYRDLREQSAAELREIGFDGYAVGGLSVGEEKELMYEVMEYASPTLPEDRPRYVMGIGAPEDLIEAVWHGFDMFDCVMPTRNARNGMLFTSFGRVNIKGAAYAEDTGPLDPECDCYVCRNYSRAYLRHLYRSGEILSSRLNTYHNLHYYLSLMAQVRAAIAEGRYAEFRREFYAKRELKGQS, translated from the coding sequence TTGATTCACTTCAAACTCATAAAGCAGGATGGCAGGGCTCGCCTCGGCTCTCTGACAACTTCCCGCGGCACCATCGAGACGCCGATTTTCATGCCGGTGGGTACTCAGGCCACCGTGAAGGCGATGACGCCCGAGGAACTCACGGCCATAGGCGCCCAAATCATCCTGGCCAACACATATCATCTTTACATCCGGCCCGGCCATGAACTGATCGGACGGATGGGGGGGCTGCACCGCTTCATGCACTGGGACCGGCCTATCCTGACGGATAGCGGCGGGTTTCAGGTTTTCAGCCTGAACGATTTGCGCAAGATAAGCGAGGAGGGGGTGAAGTTCCAGTCCCATCTGGACGGCTCTTACCATTTTATCACTCCCGAGTCTGCAATCGGTATTCAGGAGGCCCTGGGGAGTGATATTGCCATGTGCTTTGACGAGTGCACTCCCTATCCCGCCACCCATGACTACGCCCGCCGCTCCATGGAGATGACCACCCGCTGGGCCAGGCGCTGCAAGGATGCCAGAACTCGGGAGGACCAGGCTCTCTTCGGTATCGTCCAGGGGGGAATGTACCGGGACCTTCGCGAGCAGAGTGCAGCGGAACTCCGGGAGATCGGCTTCGACGGCTATGCCGTGGGAGGTCTTTCGGTGGGGGAGGAGAAGGAGCTCATGTACGAGGTGATGGAGTACGCCTCTCCCACGCTCCCCGAGGATAGACCCCGTTATGTGATGGGGATCGGCGCTCCCGAGGATCTGATTGAAGCCGTCTGGCATGGCTTCGACATGTTCGATTGCGTGATGCCTACGCGGAATGCCCGCAACGGGATGCTTTTCACCTCCTTCGGGCGGGTTAACATCAAGGGTGCCGCATATGCCGAGGACACCGGCCCCCTCGATCCGGAGTGCGACTGCTACGTCTGCCGCAATTACAGCCGAGCCTATTTGCGGCACCTGTACCGCTCGGGGGAAATTCTTTCCTCCCGGCTGAATACGTATCATAATCTGCATTACTATCTTTCCCTCATGGCACAGGTGCGGGCCGCCATAGCCGAGGGGAGGTATGCCGAGTTCCGGCGTGAGTTCTACGCAAAGAGAGAGTTGAAGGGGCAATCGTAG
- the queA gene encoding tRNA preQ1(34) S-adenosylmethionine ribosyltransferase-isomerase QueA yields MRVDDFSFDLPPELIAQEPLERRDATRLMTVDRLRGEIGEFPFREIIRLFRPGDLLVVNDTRVIPARFFGAKESGGRVEVFLERRLPSEGEQWQCLLRSSKPSRAGTRILLPGGVTAEVLGRGEGDTWRLSFSPVSGFDEWMELHGAMPLPPYIKRSAADADRERYQTVFARHQGAVAAPTAGLHFTSELLEEIGAQGVEIAPLTLHVGLGTFMPVRVENVEEHRMHRERFSISPATADAVNSRKKSGGRVIALGTTVCRTLEHAAGDDGTVTAGEGETGIFIYPGYRFRAVDALVTNFHLPQSTLLMLASAFAGKELLFRAYQEAVARRFRFFSYGDAMFIY; encoded by the coding sequence ATGCGCGTTGACGATTTCAGCTTCGACCTGCCTCCGGAGTTGATTGCCCAGGAACCGCTCGAGCGGCGTGATGCGACCCGCCTGATGACGGTCGACCGGTTGCGTGGAGAGATCGGAGAATTTCCTTTTCGAGAAATAATCCGGCTTTTCCGTCCGGGCGACCTGCTGGTTGTCAATGACACCCGCGTCATCCCGGCTAGGTTTTTCGGCGCCAAGGAGAGTGGCGGCCGCGTTGAGGTCTTTCTGGAGCGGAGGCTTCCCTCCGAAGGGGAACAGTGGCAGTGCCTGCTCCGCTCTTCCAAGCCGTCGCGGGCCGGAACCCGGATCCTGCTCCCCGGGGGGGTAACGGCGGAAGTCCTGGGACGGGGCGAAGGGGATACCTGGCGCCTTTCATTTTCGCCGGTTTCCGGATTCGATGAGTGGATGGAACTGCATGGGGCAATGCCTCTGCCTCCCTACATAAAGAGGAGTGCGGCCGACGCCGACCGTGAGCGCTACCAGACGGTTTTCGCCAGGCACCAGGGGGCTGTTGCCGCTCCGACAGCCGGTCTTCACTTTACTTCAGAACTACTGGAGGAAATCGGGGCGCAAGGGGTCGAGATCGCTCCCCTAACCCTTCATGTGGGGCTCGGCACGTTCATGCCGGTCAGGGTTGAGAATGTTGAGGAGCACCGGATGCACCGGGAGCGATTCAGTATTTCTCCCGCCACTGCTGATGCGGTCAATTCTCGGAAGAAGTCCGGGGGACGAGTGATTGCCCTCGGCACCACGGTGTGCCGCACTCTGGAGCATGCCGCCGGCGATGATGGAACCGTAACGGCAGGTGAGGGGGAAACCGGCATCTTTATTTATCCCGGTTACCGGTTCAGGGCGGTGGATGCGCTGGTCACCAATTTTCACCTCCCGCAATCGACTCTGCTCATGCTTGCCTCGGCCTTTGCCGGCAAGGAGCTTCTCTTCAGGGCCTACCAAGAGGCTGTGGCGCGGCGTTTCCGTTTTTTCAGCTACGGTGACGCAATGTTTATCTATTAA
- a CDS encoding SpoIID/LytB domain-containing protein: MVRHLFAIAALILLIAGSGFAAPLPLQDSIRVALIKGADSVRVDGDGLLAADGRGEPLRLAFPAQVRRAGGYLSVSGQAVDRLTVASPSTMVVNGKRYRGAIEIIPFDKGILVVNELPLEDYLVGLINCEISSQWPIESVKAQAVVARTYAYYQKRARAGALYHLESSVLDQVYDGCEIEDSRAARGVHETAGEILAYGGQPIQAFYHSNCGGRTEVPENVWGVRLPYLSSVDCAYCAANPAIRWEYSVPLKKLEMLLKGGGVQVSGLRDVREGKRNDSGRLVDLSLASAGGTTVVTAVNFRKIVGYTAIKSTNFTVRLAADSVHFSGTGYGHGVGLCQWGAKQRASDGFSYREILAYYYPGALLGKVQPGQGADAR, translated from the coding sequence ATAGTGAGGCATCTGTTTGCCATAGCAGCTCTTATTCTGCTGATTGCGGGAAGCGGTTTCGCTGCGCCGCTTCCATTGCAGGATAGTATCCGGGTTGCCCTCATAAAGGGTGCTGATAGCGTCAGGGTCGACGGCGACGGTCTGCTTGCGGCTGATGGAAGGGGTGAGCCGCTTCGCCTGGCCTTTCCCGCTCAAGTGAGGCGCGCAGGAGGTTATCTTTCCGTAAGCGGACAGGCCGTTGACCGGCTCACTGTTGCCTCGCCTTCTACCATGGTGGTCAACGGCAAGCGTTACCGTGGCGCCATTGAGATCATCCCCTTTGACAAGGGGATTCTGGTCGTGAACGAGCTTCCGCTTGAGGATTACCTGGTTGGCCTCATCAATTGCGAGATTTCGTCCCAGTGGCCCATCGAATCGGTGAAGGCTCAGGCTGTGGTCGCGCGAACCTACGCTTATTATCAGAAAAGGGCCCGTGCGGGGGCCTTGTATCATCTGGAGTCATCGGTCCTTGACCAGGTCTATGACGGGTGCGAGATTGAGGATAGCCGTGCGGCCCGGGGAGTGCATGAAACTGCGGGAGAGATACTTGCCTACGGCGGGCAGCCGATTCAGGCATTCTATCATTCCAACTGCGGCGGCCGCACAGAGGTGCCGGAGAACGTATGGGGGGTTCGCCTTCCCTATCTTTCAAGCGTGGACTGCGCATACTGCGCCGCAAACCCGGCAATCCGCTGGGAGTATTCCGTTCCTCTCAAGAAGCTTGAGATGCTCCTGAAGGGTGGGGGCGTCCAGGTTTCGGGCTTACGGGATGTAAGGGAGGGAAAGCGGAACGACAGCGGCAGGCTCGTCGATCTCTCACTTGCCTCTGCCGGAGGGACGACCGTCGTGACAGCGGTTAACTTCCGCAAGATAGTCGGTTATACCGCCATCAAGAGCACCAATTTTACGGTCAGGCTTGCGGCTGATTCTGTCCATTTCTCGGGCACCGGATATGGGCACGGGGTGGGACTTTGTCAGTGGGGCGCAAAACAACGGGCATCCGACGGCTTCTCCTACCGGGAGATTCTTGCCTACTACTATCCCGGTGCATTGCTGGGCAAGGTTCAACCGGGGCAGGGTGCCGATGCGCGTTGA